GTGCCGATCGGTGCACCGGCTGGTCACATCGGTACGTCGTCGCCAGATGCCACCAAGAGGATACGTCGCACGTCGGCGGCCGGCTCGGCAACCGTCGGTCGGCGCCAATTCACCCCTTGTCCTCGAGGGGCCGCGCGCGTAACCTCCCGGAGAGCTCCGGTGGAGCATCTCCGAGTCGTTCCGACGACTCGACGGCAAGGAGGGGAGAGCGCGGCTCGGGCGGAGCTCGGTTCCCTGAGTCATCACCCAGCACGGGGCATAGATCGACGTCGCTCTGCGTTAGAGGACGTCCCGACGGAATGTGCCGACGACAGTGAGGACCATGACCCGAATCTCCAGCCAGACCGAGAACTACGGATCCGACTTCCTGGACCATCAGCGCCAGTTGCTCCTCGACGAGCGGGCCCGACAGCAGCACCTCGCCGATGGGCTCCAGGCCGACGTGGCCGAGCTCACGGCGGAGCGCGGCTTGAGCGAGACAGATGAAGAGGGGTTCGGCGAAGGGGCGGGAACGGTCGTCGACCGCGACCGCGACCAGGCCCTGCACGCCTCGGCCAGGGCCGCCTTGGACGATATCGAGGCCGCCCTGGCGCGGGTCGAGTCGGGTTCCTACGGCCGGTGCACCTCGTGTGGAGAGCAGATCCCGTCGGCGCGACTCGAGGCCATGCCCGCGGCCACGGTGTGCATGGCGTGCAAGCGAGGCACCCTGTCGCGGCGTCGGGCGGCGGCGGCGCGCTAGCTCTCCTGTCGCTGGTCGGACCGTTACCGGGACCGGCGATACCGGCGGATCAGGGCGTTGGTCGACGAGTCGTGGTGGAGCTCCGGCTCGTCAGCGGCCGTCAGCTCGGGAAGAATGCGGTTGGCGAGGACCTTGCCCAGCTCCACGCCCCACTGATCGAACGAGTTGATGTCCCAGATCGTCCCCTGGGTGAACACCTTGTGCTCGTAGAGGGCGACGAGCTCGCCGAGCAGGCGCGGCGTCAGCTTTGGGCCGAGGATGGTGTTGGTCGGGTGGTTGCCGCGGAAGGTGCGGTGGGGGACCTGGGCGGCGGGCACCCCCTCGGCCTCGACCTCCTGCCTGGTCTTGCCGAAGGCGAGGGCCTCGGTCTGGGCGAAGAAGTTGGCCATGAGCAGGTCGTGATGACCGCCGACCACGTGGTTGGGCTCGCAGAAGCCGATGAAGTCGCACGGCACGAGCTTCGTCCCCTGGTGGATCAGCTGGAAGAAGGCGTGCTGGCCGTTCGTGCCCGGCTGGCCCCAGACGATCGGGCCGGTCTGATAGTCGACGGGTCTGCCCTGTAGGTCGACCGATTTTCCATTGCTCTCCATGTCGAGCTGCTGGAGGTAGGCCGGAAACCTACTGAGGTACTGGTTGTACGGGAGGATGGCCTGGGTCTGGGCACCGAAGAAGTCGTCGTACCAGACCCCGATGAGGCCGAGGACCACCGGCATGTTGGCTTCGAGGGGCGCGCTGCGGAAGTGCTCGTCGATGGCGTGGAAGCCGGCGAGCATGTCCATGAAGCTGTCGGCTCCGATCGCCAGCATGAGCGACAGCCCGATGGCGGAGTCGTAGGAGTACCGGCCACCGACACAGTCCCAGAACTCGAACATGTTGTCGACGTCGATGCCGAACTCCTCCACCTTGGCCCGATTGGTGGAGACGGCGACGAAGTGCCGGCTGACGGCCTTGTCGTCTCCGAGCGCGCCCACCAGCCAGTCCCGCGCCGTGTGGGCGTTGGTCAGCGTCTCGAGCGTGGTGAAGGTCTTCGACGACACCACGAACAGGGTCTCGGCCGGATCGAGGTCACGGGTCGCTTCCCAGATGTCGGTGCCGTCCACGTTGGAGACGAAGCGAACGGTCATCGACCGATCGCTGTAGTCCTTCAGCGCCTCGTAGGCCATGGCCGGGCCCAGATCGGAGCCACCGATCCCGATGTTGACGACGTTGACGATGCGTCGTCCCGTGTAGCCCGTCCACTCGCCGCTGCGCACCCGCCCGCTGAAGTCGCGCATCTTCCGGAGCACGGCATGGACCTGGGGCACCACGTTGGTGCCGTCGACGACGATCGACGCACCCTCCGGCGCGCGCAGGGCCACGTGCAGCACGGGCCGGTTCTCCGTGACGTTGATCCGCCGGCCGCTGAACATGTCGTCGGCCCGCTGACGGATCTCGGCCCGCTCGGCCAGCGCCCGGAGGAGCCCCAGCGACTCGCGCGTGATCAGGTTCTTGGAGTAGTCCAGGTGAAGATCGGCCGCCTCGACCGTCATGGCCTCACCCCGGTGCGGATCCCGGGCGAAGTGCTCCCGGAGATGGATGTCCTCGACCTGAGCGTGGTGGGCCTCGAGGGCCCGCCACTCGACGGACTCGGAGATGCGCGTCGCTGTCTCGGTCATCCCGGTAGGTTGCCACTCACACCCGAGCCATGTTGGCGAAGCGCGTGTAGTGCTCGAGGAACGCCAGCTGGGTCAGCCCCGTCGGACCGTTCCGGTGCTTCGACAGGATGACCTCCGCTGTTCCGCGATCCGGCGAGTCCGGGTGGTACACCTCGTCGCGGTAAATGAACAGAACGACGT
This genomic window from Acidimicrobiales bacterium contains:
- a CDS encoding TraR/DksA C4-type zinc finger protein, which codes for MTRISSQTENYGSDFLDHQRQLLLDERARQQHLADGLQADVAELTAERGLSETDEEGFGEGAGTVVDRDRDQALHASARAALDDIEAALARVESGSYGRCTSCGEQIPSARLEAMPAATVCMACKRGTLSRRRAAAAR
- the pgi gene encoding glucose-6-phosphate isomerase — translated: MTETATRISESVEWRALEAHHAQVEDIHLREHFARDPHRGEAMTVEAADLHLDYSKNLITRESLGLLRALAERAEIRQRADDMFSGRRINVTENRPVLHVALRAPEGASIVVDGTNVVPQVHAVLRKMRDFSGRVRSGEWTGYTGRRIVNVVNIGIGGSDLGPAMAYEALKDYSDRSMTVRFVSNVDGTDIWEATRDLDPAETLFVVSSKTFTTLETLTNAHTARDWLVGALGDDKAVSRHFVAVSTNRAKVEEFGIDVDNMFEFWDCVGGRYSYDSAIGLSLMLAIGADSFMDMLAGFHAIDEHFRSAPLEANMPVVLGLIGVWYDDFFGAQTQAILPYNQYLSRFPAYLQQLDMESNGKSVDLQGRPVDYQTGPIVWGQPGTNGQHAFFQLIHQGTKLVPCDFIGFCEPNHVVGGHHDLLMANFFAQTEALAFGKTRQEVEAEGVPAAQVPHRTFRGNHPTNTILGPKLTPRLLGELVALYEHKVFTQGTIWDINSFDQWGVELGKVLANRILPELTAADEPELHHDSSTNALIRRYRRSR